A window of the Leucothrix mucor DSM 2157 genome harbors these coding sequences:
- the rsgA gene encoding ribosome small subunit-dependent GTPase A, translating into MMSELKSIGYSEWFASRVDDQKLATHAVARVMSVHKDSFTVTKGGDEVFAELSGNLLYSTDSASELPTTGDWVYADFYDDDTHAIIYGVFPRKTLLKRKAVGKLVDYQLIAANIDVAFIIQSLNDNFNLRRLERYLVMANEAGIEPVILLSKCDLMPEDEISDIKNKVLAVAPNATVMAFSNLNQASIDSIIQSLKSELTYCLLGSSGVGKTTLLNSIVGKDEFETKAVSKIQSKGRHTTTSRQLVRLESGAMIIDTPGMRELGSVSADEGLDETFSEIAPLSQQCKFANCSHSNEKGCAMLVAINAGELSEERYQNYLKIKRESDFNQMSYSEKRKKDKDFGKLIKSTLKNKQR; encoded by the coding sequence TAAAGATAGCTTCACCGTTACCAAGGGCGGGGACGAGGTATTCGCCGAGCTCTCTGGCAATCTGCTCTACAGCACTGACTCTGCCAGTGAGCTGCCGACCACGGGCGACTGGGTGTATGCCGATTTTTACGATGATGATACTCATGCCATTATCTATGGCGTGTTTCCCAGAAAGACACTGCTAAAGCGTAAGGCTGTCGGAAAGCTGGTTGATTATCAGTTGATTGCGGCAAATATTGATGTTGCCTTCATTATCCAATCCTTGAACGATAATTTTAATCTACGAAGATTGGAGCGCTATTTAGTGATGGCCAATGAAGCTGGTATCGAGCCGGTCATTCTATTGAGCAAATGCGATCTGATGCCAGAGGATGAGATCAGCGACATTAAGAACAAGGTGTTGGCAGTTGCGCCTAATGCAACCGTGATGGCATTTAGCAACTTAAACCAAGCGAGTATTGATTCAATTATCCAATCCTTAAAAAGCGAACTCACTTATTGCTTGCTGGGCTCTTCAGGCGTTGGGAAAACCACTTTGCTTAACAGCATTGTCGGCAAGGATGAGTTTGAAACCAAGGCAGTCAGTAAAATACAAAGCAAGGGCCGACACACCACCACTAGCCGTCAATTGGTGCGCTTAGAAAGTGGTGCGATGATTATAGATACTCCGGGAATGAGAGAGCTTGGGAGTGTGTCTGCCGATGAGGGCTTGGATGAAACCTTCTCAGAAATAGCGCCACTTTCACAGCAGTGCAAGTTTGCGAACTGTTCACACAGTAATGAAAAAGGCTGCGCGATGTTGGTGGCGATCAATGCGGGTGAGCTATCAGAGGAGCGCTATCAAAACTACTTAAAGATTAAAAGAGAGTCTGATTTTAACCAAATGTCCTACTCGGAAAAGCGCAAGAAGGACAAAGATTTTGGCAAGCTGATTAAATCAACGCTGAAAAACAAACAACGTTAA